A window of the Umboniibacter marinipuniceus genome harbors these coding sequences:
- a CDS encoding response regulator transcription factor, whose amino-acid sequence MRALATDKPLPTEQLASLAQVSVNLKILRQRLYDDIQLRQVLEQSIETIREITAQSDKTDSHKHSNVTSIAGLTQREVEVLECLLRGDRPALIANQLQVALNTVRRHLSAIYRKLNVNSQVECIEKFRY is encoded by the coding sequence ATGCGCGCCCTTGCTACCGACAAGCCACTTCCAACAGAACAACTCGCTTCGCTTGCTCAAGTCTCAGTCAATTTGAAGATTCTTCGCCAACGGCTCTACGACGATATCCAACTTCGCCAGGTACTGGAGCAATCTATCGAAACCATCCGTGAAATCACTGCACAATCAGACAAGACCGATAGCCACAAGCACTCCAATGTTACCTCTATTGCCGGCCTCACTCAGCGAGAGGTAGAGGTACTAGAATGCTTACTTAGGGGAGATCGCCCGGCACTTATAGCTAATCAGCTTCAGGTTGCCCTCAATACGGTTCGAAGACATCTCTCAGCTATATACCGCAAACTTAATGTGAACTCGCAGGTAGAGTGTATCGAGAAATTTCGTTATTAA
- a CDS encoding valine--pyruvate transaminase — protein MKLSRFGARITGQSGISDLMDDLGDALANKPEMIMMGGGNPGHIPEVSKCFQRLLQDLANDAELAHSTVGVYDQPAGDQSFRQKLAAYLSGQLDQEIDASQIVVTNGTQTSLFMLFNLFAGPGEDNVNRKILLPMLPEYIGYADTGIDPALFHSLAPKVEPTSAHRFRYRPDFEELSTLDDIGAVCVSRPGNPTGNIISTPDLEELDEFAKSWGVPLIIDGAYGLPFPNLIYRDSKVYFSDNTILTLSLSKLGLPAVRTGIVVAPKAIAKRLATMNAIMSLAPASLGQALMSPLLEGGKLDALCAQHVRPHYLAKRDALLEAADRHFQAHGVDYEIHEPDGAMFLWIHFPSLRISSQALYEMLREREVLVVSGHYFFFGTSEPGLHSDRCIRVTYSQNSDKVLAGIEIIAKTVAEFA, from the coding sequence ATGAAATTGTCGCGTTTTGGCGCTCGTATCACAGGGCAATCGGGTATCAGTGATTTGATGGATGACCTAGGTGATGCCCTAGCGAATAAACCTGAAATGATAATGATGGGAGGTGGCAATCCGGGTCACATTCCCGAGGTTAGCAAGTGCTTCCAACGCCTACTTCAAGATCTGGCAAATGATGCCGAATTAGCTCACTCCACGGTGGGTGTTTATGACCAGCCGGCGGGTGATCAATCGTTTCGACAAAAGCTTGCCGCCTATCTATCGGGACAGCTTGATCAAGAGATTGACGCCAGCCAGATAGTGGTCACAAATGGAACCCAGACCTCGCTCTTTATGCTGTTCAATTTATTTGCTGGTCCTGGAGAGGATAATGTTAATCGTAAGATTCTCTTACCCATGCTACCTGAGTACATTGGCTACGCGGATACAGGAATTGATCCGGCACTCTTCCATTCTCTCGCTCCGAAGGTAGAACCCACCTCAGCCCACCGTTTTCGTTATCGTCCCGACTTCGAAGAACTCTCGACGCTCGATGATATTGGTGCAGTTTGTGTGTCGCGGCCGGGGAATCCCACAGGTAATATTATCTCTACGCCTGATTTGGAAGAGCTCGATGAATTTGCCAAGTCTTGGGGCGTGCCGCTGATTATTGATGGCGCTTACGGGCTTCCGTTTCCGAACTTAATTTACCGCGATAGCAAGGTGTATTTTAGCGATAACACCATTCTAACGCTGAGTTTATCGAAATTAGGACTCCCTGCGGTGCGAACCGGTATTGTGGTGGCGCCGAAGGCGATTGCGAAACGACTTGCCACAATGAATGCGATTATGAGTTTGGCTCCGGCTAGTTTGGGGCAAGCGTTGATGTCGCCGCTGTTAGAAGGTGGTAAGCTTGATGCGCTGTGCGCGCAACACGTGCGTCCTCACTACCTCGCCAAGCGCGATGCTCTGCTTGAGGCGGCGGATAGACATTTCCAAGCGCACGGCGTTGACTACGAAATTCACGAACCAGACGGCGCGATGTTTCTTTGGATACACTTTCCATCGCTGAGGATTAGCTCTCAGGCGCTCTACGAGATGCTCCGTGAGCGGGAAGTGCTGGTTGTCAGCGGACATTATTTTTTCTTCGGAACTAGTGAACCGGGGCTGCATTCTGATCGTTGTATCCGTGTGACTTATTCGCAAAATAGCGATAAGGTACTAGCTGGAATTGAAATCATTGCTAAAACGGTAGCTGAGTTTGCTTGA
- a CDS encoding peptide MFS transporter — MNSTDSSNDAFFGHPKGLKTLFFTEMWERMSYYGMRALLVLFMTLSLQEGGLGITVAMATAIYGLYTGFVYLAGLPGGWIADRLIGGQNAIWYGGIIIMFGHISLAIPGDVTFYFGLILVVLGTGLLKPNITAAVGQLYKGNDPRMESGYALYYMGINLGSIGGYLICGWLYDADSFGPHWAFGAAAVGMAIGLLQFKLTRAALGEVGLTPIAPLSEKGRKTAWTVIGLIVLTIVLVAVLALAGTITLDPVPLAQASAVIFTLLFIGFFGKVFFFGKLNALEKKSMLALLLVCVASACFWSGFEQAGSSLNLFAQQIVDRQLGSFEIPTAWFQFVNPFFIIILSPFFAALWINLGKRMTTPGFGLKTGAGILIMASGFIVMYFAAQLAAAELRVAPYWLVATYFLHTVGELCLSPIALAAVSRLSPKRFAGQMMGVFVLTYSIGNIIAGLLAGGFDPENVQELPALFMNVAQISLVFGVVILLIGYKTRKWEVNND, encoded by the coding sequence ATGAATTCAACAGATTCGTCTAATGACGCTTTCTTTGGCCATCCCAAGGGGCTGAAAACACTGTTCTTCACAGAAATGTGGGAGCGTATGAGTTATTACGGCATGCGTGCCTTATTGGTACTGTTTATGACGCTCTCTCTGCAGGAGGGTGGTCTTGGCATTACCGTTGCGATGGCTACCGCCATCTACGGCCTCTACACCGGCTTTGTCTATTTGGCAGGTCTGCCTGGCGGGTGGATTGCCGATCGTTTAATTGGCGGACAGAATGCTATTTGGTATGGCGGCATTATCATTATGTTCGGCCACATCAGTTTAGCAATTCCTGGTGATGTCACCTTCTACTTTGGTCTCATTTTGGTGGTATTGGGTACCGGTTTGTTGAAACCGAATATCACCGCCGCTGTTGGCCAGCTATATAAGGGGAATGACCCCCGTATGGAGAGTGGCTATGCACTCTACTACATGGGTATTAACTTGGGTTCCATTGGTGGCTATCTGATCTGCGGCTGGTTGTACGATGCTGATTCGTTTGGCCCACATTGGGCGTTTGGCGCTGCAGCAGTGGGCATGGCAATTGGACTTCTCCAGTTTAAGCTCACTCGGGCCGCGCTTGGCGAAGTTGGTTTAACTCCAATTGCTCCGCTATCGGAGAAAGGTCGTAAAACGGCTTGGACGGTTATCGGTTTAATTGTTCTCACCATAGTACTGGTTGCGGTGCTAGCTCTAGCGGGTACCATTACGCTAGATCCCGTTCCATTAGCTCAAGCTTCAGCAGTGATTTTCACGCTCCTATTCATTGGTTTCTTCGGGAAAGTATTCTTTTTCGGTAAGCTCAATGCGCTTGAAAAGAAAAGCATGCTTGCACTACTACTAGTTTGTGTGGCTTCCGCATGTTTTTGGTCTGGTTTTGAGCAAGCTGGCTCATCACTCAATCTCTTTGCTCAGCAGATTGTGGATCGCCAGTTAGGTTCATTTGAAATCCCCACCGCGTGGTTTCAGTTTGTTAACCCATTTTTCATCATTATTCTAAGTCCATTCTTTGCGGCGCTTTGGATTAACCTGGGTAAGCGCATGACAACCCCTGGCTTTGGTCTAAAGACTGGTGCGGGTATCCTAATCATGGCGTCAGGCTTTATTGTTATGTACTTTGCCGCTCAGCTGGCTGCGGCGGAATTACGTGTCGCACCATATTGGCTGGTTGCAACCTACTTCCTGCATACTGTTGGCGAGCTTTGCCTAAGCCCAATCGCGCTTGCCGCGGTGTCTCGTTTGTCGCCTAAGCGCTTCGCCGGTCAGATGATGGGTGTGTTTGTTCTGACCTATTCAATTGGTAACATCATTGCTGGTTTGTTGGCCGGTGGATTCGATCCGGAGAACGTCCAAGAGCTACCGGCTCTGTTTATGAACGTTGCGCAGATCAGCCTCGTCTTTGGTGTGGTAATTCTGCTAATTGGCTATAAGACTCGTAAATGGGAAGTTAATAACGACTAA
- a CDS encoding enoyl-CoA hydratase gives MTTHISTELEDGVLAISFNRADKKNAITAEMYRAMSAAMHRAEDDPEVRVILWCSSSDNFSSGNDLADFMANPNMDESSPVSVFIRSLAEGTVPMVSAVPGLAVGIGATLLLHCDFNVLGENARLKMPFTDLGLVPEAGSSLLLPMIVGHQRAAKIALLGDSIDAQQALDYGLAYEVVDEANLRSEAMKLAQRLADKPKTALRASRKLLRPSPEALVAVMAEEVEHFSAGLNSVAAKEAFTAFFERRAPNFRACD, from the coding sequence ATGACAACTCATATTAGTACTGAACTTGAAGATGGCGTACTAGCGATTAGCTTTAATCGCGCCGACAAAAAGAATGCGATTACTGCTGAAATGTATCGCGCCATGTCAGCGGCCATGCATCGTGCCGAAGATGATCCCGAAGTGCGTGTCATTCTTTGGTGTTCATCCAGCGATAACTTTAGCTCCGGTAATGATTTGGCTGATTTCATGGCCAATCCTAATATGGATGAAAGTTCGCCAGTAAGTGTCTTTATTCGCTCTCTGGCCGAGGGTACGGTACCTATGGTTAGTGCTGTTCCAGGGCTGGCGGTAGGAATTGGTGCAACGCTGCTTCTTCACTGTGACTTTAATGTGCTTGGAGAGAACGCGCGTTTAAAGATGCCGTTCACCGATCTGGGATTAGTTCCTGAGGCAGGCTCTTCACTGCTCTTACCTATGATTGTTGGTCACCAGCGTGCGGCAAAAATTGCACTGCTAGGAGACAGCATTGATGCCCAGCAGGCGTTGGATTATGGTTTAGCTTATGAGGTAGTTGATGAGGCTAACCTGCGTAGCGAGGCTATGAAGCTTGCCCAGCGCTTGGCGGACAAACCCAAGACTGCGCTAAGGGCGTCAAGAAAATTACTACGTCCAAGCCCAGAGGCTTTAGTCGCTGTTATGGCCGAAGAAGTTGAGCATTTTTCTGCAGGGTTGAACTCCGTTGCTGCTAAAGAAGCATTCACCGCTTTTTTTGAACGACGCGCGCCCAACTTTAGAGCTTGTGACTAG
- a CDS encoding GlxA family transcriptional regulator, translating to MSDIILLASHNALSSSISLPSEMLTAANDFAKAHGNPQLSVVTATASGKAVTTQAGFSVSGPALETLARPQLVYIPSTWRSPLPMLKELAPLRDRITQWYLEGTRFCSVSTGSYLLAEFGLLDHQPATTHWHYFDHFASRYPHVELKRDYFVTVAKQSYCAGSVNSLADLTVHLISELYNHETAHWVQRNFSHEIRRPFKEIAYIQGDSAHKDEEIALAQHWIRENLQHPEILNAIVQRLDMNPRTFSRRFRNAVQMTPNQFVQKCRIEQAKQLLRHSNLAIGDVSFNVGYQDVSFFAQLFRRQLGLSPSEYRRTVRAKLFIAR from the coding sequence ATGAGCGATATCATCCTATTAGCCAGTCATAATGCCCTAAGCTCTTCCATCAGCCTCCCCAGCGAGATGCTGACGGCCGCGAATGACTTCGCCAAAGCACATGGTAACCCTCAGCTAAGCGTTGTCACGGCAACCGCATCTGGCAAGGCGGTAACCACCCAAGCAGGCTTTTCGGTAAGCGGTCCGGCGCTAGAAACATTAGCGCGACCACAGCTAGTGTATATTCCTTCAACTTGGCGCAGCCCTCTTCCCATGTTAAAGGAGCTTGCGCCATTGCGAGACCGTATCACCCAATGGTATTTAGAGGGTACTCGGTTTTGCTCAGTGTCAACCGGGTCATACCTACTCGCCGAGTTTGGTTTGCTGGATCATCAACCTGCAACCACTCACTGGCATTACTTTGATCATTTTGCCAGCCGCTATCCTCATGTAGAGCTTAAGCGAGATTATTTCGTGACGGTTGCCAAGCAAAGCTACTGCGCCGGCTCAGTGAACTCGCTGGCAGATTTAACCGTCCACTTGATTTCCGAACTTTATAATCATGAAACCGCACACTGGGTACAGCGAAATTTCAGCCATGAAATTCGCCGTCCATTTAAGGAAATCGCATACATCCAAGGTGATTCCGCCCACAAAGACGAAGAAATCGCCCTGGCCCAACATTGGATTCGCGAAAACTTACAACATCCAGAAATTCTGAATGCCATTGTGCAGCGCTTGGACATGAACCCACGCACGTTTTCACGCCGCTTCCGTAACGCGGTGCAAATGACACCTAATCAATTTGTGCAAAAGTGCCGTATCGAGCAAGCAAAGCAATTGCTCCGGCACTCCAACTTAGCAATTGGTGACGTATCATTTAACGTGGGATATCAGGATGTTAGCTTCTTTGCACAGCTATTTCGAAGACAGCTAGGACTATCCCCAAGCGAGTACCGGCGTACCGTAAGGGCTAAGCTCTTTATCGCGCGCTAG
- a CDS encoding beta-ketoacyl synthase, with translation MKAMPVVVGFGGVNAAGRSTFHLGYRRLVEEALPSEKRNEMITALAALSGMSAEDYSTAEAFESAVLENSLIRKIGAEHFDVDHAPGMKRVELCTAKQAIEFTMKKRDLPAQLPDSWTIIGEDKAGIRLSASDLNALLPTSRKMAVSTAGTVPSGFDPAARYSSRHHPRGLQLNMFAASDALQSMGIAWSEVMAHINPDQVSVYSGSAMAQLDDAGNGGLLRARWQGDRASSKQCPLGLVEMPADFVNAYLLGSVGSTGAAVGACASFLYNLNLAIEDIKEGRALVAFVGNAEAPVNPEVIEGYAAMSALATDDNLCKLDGSEQADHRRASRPFADNCGFTIAEGAQYAVIMADTLALELGANIHASTPAVYVNADGFKKSISAPGIGNYLTLAKSVAFARSLLGRESVEQRSFVQAHGSSTPANRVTESIIFERVAKAFGIENWPITAMKSYLGHSLGVASGDQLMATLGVWADGIIPRINNVTEIADDVYQEKLDYVTAHRNVGVDGIDVAFLNAKGFGGNNASGVVVSPAKTMSLLAARHGEAKLAQWQERNKSVAAQSEAYKQQILAGEDVTQYSFGEHVVMDEAVEISEFSLSIESYARDVSLDIENPY, from the coding sequence ATGAAAGCGATGCCAGTAGTAGTGGGGTTTGGTGGTGTTAACGCCGCAGGCAGATCGACTTTTCATTTGGGATATCGCCGATTGGTTGAAGAAGCGCTACCCAGCGAAAAACGTAATGAGATGATCACCGCGTTGGCGGCGCTGAGTGGCATGTCTGCCGAAGACTACTCCACCGCTGAGGCGTTTGAGTCTGCAGTACTTGAGAATTCTTTGATTCGAAAGATTGGCGCCGAACATTTTGATGTTGATCATGCGCCAGGAATGAAGCGGGTAGAGTTGTGTACCGCTAAGCAAGCAATTGAATTCACGATGAAAAAGCGAGACCTGCCGGCTCAGCTTCCCGATAGCTGGACCATAATTGGTGAGGATAAAGCGGGTATTCGTCTTAGTGCGAGTGACCTCAATGCGCTCTTGCCAACTTCGCGAAAGATGGCAGTTTCAACTGCTGGCACTGTACCTTCTGGCTTTGACCCGGCGGCGAGATATAGCTCTCGCCATCACCCTCGTGGCTTGCAACTTAATATGTTCGCAGCATCCGATGCCTTGCAGTCAATGGGTATCGCTTGGTCAGAGGTTATGGCACATATCAACCCTGATCAAGTCTCGGTGTATTCAGGATCGGCCATGGCTCAGTTAGATGACGCTGGTAATGGTGGTCTGCTCAGGGCTCGTTGGCAGGGTGATAGGGCTTCGTCTAAGCAATGCCCGCTAGGTTTGGTAGAAATGCCTGCCGACTTCGTTAATGCCTACCTGTTGGGTTCAGTGGGCTCAACTGGCGCGGCGGTAGGGGCGTGCGCAAGCTTCCTTTATAACCTAAATCTGGCCATTGAAGATATCAAAGAAGGTAGAGCGCTAGTTGCCTTCGTGGGGAATGCTGAGGCTCCAGTGAATCCGGAAGTTATAGAGGGTTACGCTGCGATGAGCGCGTTGGCGACCGACGACAACTTATGCAAACTAGATGGCTCTGAGCAAGCTGACCATCGAAGAGCTTCCAGGCCTTTTGCCGACAATTGTGGGTTTACCATTGCTGAGGGGGCTCAGTACGCCGTGATCATGGCGGATACCCTAGCGCTTGAGCTCGGTGCGAACATTCATGCGTCAACGCCGGCAGTGTACGTGAATGCGGATGGCTTTAAGAAGTCGATTTCTGCGCCGGGAATTGGTAACTACCTGACCTTGGCGAAATCAGTGGCGTTTGCGCGTTCACTATTAGGTCGTGAATCCGTTGAGCAACGCTCTTTTGTTCAAGCGCATGGCTCCAGTACGCCGGCGAATAGAGTAACAGAATCAATCATTTTTGAACGTGTGGCGAAGGCTTTTGGTATTGAGAATTGGCCCATTACGGCCATGAAATCTTACTTAGGTCACTCGCTTGGAGTGGCCTCTGGCGATCAGCTGATGGCGACTTTGGGGGTTTGGGCCGATGGTATTATACCGCGCATTAATAATGTTACGGAGATAGCGGACGACGTCTATCAAGAGAAGCTTGACTATGTAACGGCCCACCGCAATGTTGGGGTAGATGGTATTGATGTCGCGTTCCTGAACGCCAAAGGCTTTGGTGGTAATAACGCAAGTGGTGTGGTGGTTTCACCAGCTAAAACAATGTCGCTCCTAGCGGCGCGTCATGGCGAAGCGAAGCTAGCTCAGTGGCAAGAGCGAAATAAAAGTGTTGCTGCGCAAAGTGAAGCCTATAAGCAACAGATATTAGCTGGCGAAGACGTTACGCAATATTCCTTCGGGGAGCATGTGGTCATGGATGAAGCGGTTGAAATATCTGAATTTAGCCTATCAATTGAGTCTTATGCTCGTGATGTTTCGCTAGATATTGAGAACCCATACTAG